A window from Lactiplantibacillus pentosus encodes these proteins:
- a CDS encoding 2,3-diphosphoglycerate-dependent phosphoglycerate mutase — MAKLVLIRHGQSEWNLSNQFTGWVDVDLSEKGVEEAKAAGQKVKEAGLQFDYAFTSVLTRAIKTLHYVLEESDQLWIPETKTWRLNERHYGALQGLNKKETAEKYGDDQVHIWRRSYDVLPPLLSADDEGSAVNDRRYADLDPNIVPGGENLKVTLERVMPFWEDQIAPKLLDGKNVIIAAHGNSLRALSKYIEQISDDDIMNLEMATGEPVVYDFDEKLKVLGKEKLGK; from the coding sequence ATGGCAAAATTAGTATTGATTCGTCACGGTCAAAGTGAATGGAACTTATCTAACCAATTTACTGGTTGGGTTGACGTTGATTTAAGCGAAAAGGGTGTTGAAGAAGCTAAGGCTGCTGGTCAAAAAGTTAAAGAAGCAGGCTTACAATTCGATTACGCCTTCACTTCAGTTTTGACTCGTGCCATCAAGACTTTGCACTATGTTCTTGAAGAATCCGACCAACTTTGGATTCCTGAAACCAAGACTTGGCGTTTAAACGAACGTCATTATGGTGCATTACAAGGATTGAACAAGAAGGAAACCGCTGAAAAATACGGTGATGACCAAGTTCATATCTGGCGTCGTTCATACGATGTTTTACCTCCATTATTGAGTGCCGATGATGAAGGTTCAGCTGTTAACGATCGTCGTTACGCTGACTTAGACCCTAACATCGTCCCTGGTGGTGAAAACTTGAAGGTTACCTTGGAACGCGTTATGCCGTTTTGGGAAGACCAAATCGCACCTAAGTTATTAGACGGCAAGAATGTAATCATTGCTGCCCACGGTAACTCATTACGTGCTTTGAGCAAGTATATCGAACAAATCAGTGATGATGATATCATGAACCTTGAAATGGCTACTGGTGAACCAGTTGTCTATGACTTTGATGAAAAGTTAAAGGTTCTTGGCAAGGAAAAGTTAGGCAAATAA
- a CDS encoding class I SAM-dependent methyltransferase encodes MNIKRYGVDAPFALLIYTVFGVGLLLHAYVNRLNYPIGIEMTLGIILFLGALIFLHTTAQGKYQLFDEAMHRLNLKPDSQVLDLGCGRGALLTRIAQQLGPAGKVTGLDLWLSRDQSHNKMAVTQKNVEDLGLANRVDLVTGDMAKLDFPNASFDVVTSSFAIHNIKNEQARINAVKEAIRVLKPGGHLMIIDTGRNINEYGQVFQDAGLQITQSMSLGFNGWWATPLTDSYVVAGNKPTSNTAK; translated from the coding sequence ATGAATATTAAAAGGTACGGGGTCGATGCGCCGTTTGCACTACTGATCTATACCGTTTTTGGTGTGGGACTACTGTTGCATGCCTACGTAAATCGGTTGAACTATCCGATTGGCATTGAAATGACGCTAGGAATTATATTATTTTTGGGTGCGTTGATTTTTTTGCATACCACGGCACAGGGGAAGTACCAGTTGTTTGATGAGGCGATGCACCGCTTAAATTTAAAACCGGACAGTCAGGTCTTAGATTTAGGCTGTGGTCGGGGCGCACTGTTGACTCGGATTGCACAGCAGTTAGGCCCAGCCGGGAAAGTAACGGGCTTGGATTTGTGGTTGTCGCGGGACCAATCACATAATAAGATGGCCGTGACGCAAAAGAACGTGGAGGACCTTGGCCTAGCCAATCGAGTTGATTTGGTGACTGGGGACATGGCTAAACTAGACTTCCCAAACGCGAGCTTTGATGTGGTAACGTCCAGCTTTGCCATCCATAATATTAAGAATGAACAAGCTCGGATCAATGCTGTCAAGGAAGCCATTCGGGTTCTAAAACCGGGTGGTCATCTGATGATCATTGATACGGGTCGCAATATCAACGAGTACGGTCAGGTCTTTCAAGACGCTGGCTTGCAAATCACCCAGTCAATGAGTTTGGGATTTAACGGTTGGTGGGCGACCCCGCTAACTGATAGTTACGTGGTCGCTGGCAATAAGCCAACAAGTAACACGGCAAAATAG
- a CDS encoding GNAT family N-acetyltransferase translates to MSVSLRIATMSDLPIIVDIYNQTIPSHQVTADLKPVTVEQRRPWFLSHTPEHYPMWVVINDDLVIGWVSLSPFYGRAAYAKTSEISVYLDRSVQGKGLGSQVLALIPEKLPALGLTAIVAYIFSSNMASIKLFKKFGYEQWGFLPAVAELGGRPNDLVILGQHFK, encoded by the coding sequence ATGAGTGTGTCATTACGCATCGCAACAATGTCGGATTTACCAATTATTGTGGATATTTATAACCAAACGATTCCAAGTCATCAGGTGACTGCTGACCTTAAGCCAGTCACGGTGGAGCAGCGGCGGCCGTGGTTTTTGAGCCATACGCCAGAACACTATCCAATGTGGGTCGTGATCAACGATGACTTAGTGATTGGCTGGGTCAGTTTATCGCCATTCTACGGGCGCGCGGCCTACGCGAAGACTAGTGAAATTTCAGTCTATTTGGATCGTAGCGTTCAAGGTAAGGGACTGGGTAGTCAAGTGCTGGCATTGATTCCAGAAAAGCTACCAGCACTGGGGTTAACGGCGATTGTCGCGTACATTTTTTCAAGTAATATGGCCAGCATTAAGCTCTTTAAAAAATTTGGTTATGAACAGTGGGGGTTCCTGCCAGCAGTGGCTGAGTTAGGTGGTCGTCCTAACGATTTGGTGATTTTGGGACAACATTTTAAGTGA
- a CDS encoding AzlC family ABC transporter permease: protein MVLEAFLVKKNEPNWLVVLRTVMPLGLSYIPIGLACGVLLHAAGFNHLLTALISVMVFSGGAQFLIASMLTINAPMTTIILMMFFLELRYALLGSSLSRYLKGQSLPFIFTFAFSMNDENYAVNYLKFATDKHWKPSQALLVEHYSLLFWTVSNIVGSLIGSALTINLQVVDFALTALFIYMAIMQTKSRLIILVAILSGVLTIGFLVLMKSTLGLVVSTLLASLTGYFIERYLLAHKPESHLLYKVHDPTGPAAMEESDK, encoded by the coding sequence ATGGTACTGGAGGCATTCTTGGTGAAAAAGAACGAGCCAAATTGGTTAGTGGTATTGCGGACTGTGATGCCACTTGGGCTTAGCTATATTCCCATCGGGTTAGCGTGTGGGGTGCTCTTGCATGCGGCCGGGTTCAACCATCTACTGACGGCGTTAATTTCGGTAATGGTCTTTTCCGGTGGCGCCCAATTTTTAATCGCATCGATGCTGACAATCAATGCACCGATGACAACCATTATTTTGATGATGTTTTTCTTGGAGTTACGGTACGCCTTGTTAGGTTCCAGCCTATCACGTTACTTAAAAGGGCAATCGCTACCGTTTATTTTTACGTTTGCGTTTTCGATGAATGATGAAAACTACGCGGTCAACTACTTAAAGTTCGCAACCGATAAGCATTGGAAACCATCACAAGCACTGCTGGTCGAACACTATTCGTTGCTATTCTGGACCGTCAGTAACATTGTCGGGAGTCTGATTGGCAGTGCCCTGACGATTAATCTCCAAGTGGTCGATTTTGCGTTAACGGCGCTGTTCATTTATATGGCAATTATGCAAACTAAGAGTCGCTTGATCATCTTAGTTGCGATATTGTCTGGCGTTTTAACGATCGGGTTCCTAGTCTTGATGAAGAGTACGTTGGGCTTAGTCGTTTCAACGCTACTCGCATCATTGACCGGTTACTTTATTGAACGTTACTTGTTAGCACATAAGCCAGAAAGTCATTTACTCTATAAGGTTCACGATCCCACTGGCCCAGCAGCCATGGAAGAATCTGACAAGTAG
- a CDS encoding sulfite exporter TauE/SafE family protein has translation MTWLLVLLPGLLAGLVQGLTGFGAAIVMMIFLPQLFSIAQSAAVAGVIVAASVLTLVWRNRHHIHLRQIVIPFIIYASVAAYSVHLGQELDVQLLRRLLGALLVALAIYFSLSKRAATQVYPWWLAGIFMIISGFFNGLFGIGGPLMALYFLSLADTTADYLGNLQTFFLIDVIYISTVRVLNGILTPVLIPNILIGMVGAVIGTAIAARILPHLPMTTVRHLIYLFIGLSGSYYLFI, from the coding sequence ATGACGTGGTTATTGGTATTATTACCGGGACTGTTGGCAGGACTAGTCCAAGGCTTGACCGGCTTTGGGGCAGCAATCGTCATGATGATTTTTTTACCGCAACTTTTTTCAATTGCGCAAAGTGCTGCGGTTGCTGGGGTGATTGTGGCGGCAAGCGTGCTGACCTTAGTCTGGCGGAATCGGCATCATATTCATCTACGTCAAATCGTGATTCCGTTTATTATCTACGCGAGTGTGGCGGCCTATTCAGTGCATCTCGGCCAAGAATTGGATGTGCAACTATTACGCCGGCTACTCGGGGCCCTGTTAGTAGCGTTGGCGATTTACTTTAGTTTGAGCAAACGCGCGGCCACCCAAGTTTATCCATGGTGGCTAGCTGGGATTTTTATGATTATTTCAGGCTTTTTCAATGGCTTGTTTGGCATTGGCGGTCCCTTAATGGCGCTGTATTTCCTTTCGCTAGCGGATACAACGGCCGATTATTTGGGCAACTTACAAACCTTCTTTTTAATTGATGTCATCTATATCTCAACGGTGCGGGTGCTCAACGGCATTTTGACACCAGTTCTGATTCCAAATATTCTAATTGGGATGGTCGGGGCGGTCATTGGAACTGCGATTGCGGCACGCATCTTACCGCATTTACCGATGACAACGGTGCGCCACCTGATTTACCTGTTTATTGGATTGAGCGGGAGCTATTATCTTTTTATTTAA
- a CDS encoding DUF4352 domain-containing protein: MKTSKSWYQRWWVWVLIALGAFIVIGIVSSPDDATNSKAASAKQATSQKSSSKKATTKRVYKVGETATIDHVQVTVTDVKTATTLDDDQPKTGNQYYTVTVKLKNIGKEKVSYNPYDFEIKAAGNQTSLDEINIDANDQLDSGDLSAGGTVSGTMTGQSKANGTVELIYNPSYFSDRHLTFKLQ, encoded by the coding sequence ATGAAGACAAGCAAATCATGGTATCAACGTTGGTGGGTCTGGGTGCTCATTGCCCTCGGCGCCTTTATCGTCATCGGCATCGTCAGCTCGCCCGATGACGCGACTAATTCTAAGGCCGCATCTGCCAAACAGGCTACGAGTCAGAAATCTAGCTCGAAAAAGGCCACAACCAAGCGCGTTTACAAAGTTGGCGAAACGGCTACCATCGATCACGTTCAGGTCACGGTGACCGATGTCAAAACGGCCACGACGCTGGATGATGATCAGCCGAAAACTGGCAATCAGTATTACACTGTAACGGTCAAGCTCAAAAATATCGGTAAGGAAAAGGTCTCCTACAACCCTTACGACTTCGAAATCAAAGCCGCTGGCAACCAAACCAGTCTGGATGAAATCAACATTGATGCGAACGATCAACTGGATAGTGGTGATTTGAGCGCTGGTGGAACCGTCAGTGGAACCATGACTGGCCAATCCAAAGCGAACGGGACCGTTGAATTGATTTATAACCCAAGCTACTTCAGTGACCGTCATTTGACCTTTAAATTACAATAA
- a CDS encoding DUF4064 domain-containing protein, producing the protein MSKNSQTDLTTSAPRSRTAELVLGIIGGIFGIIAGLLAMTIGGIGSALEASGSAGVSNLGVGCIVVSALAIILSAFINRNHVLMGWLIILCGILNFVFVSAFGILSGLLIVIAGGLALRK; encoded by the coding sequence ATGTCAAAAAATAGTCAAACTGATCTCACTACATCCGCACCCCGCTCTCGGACGGCCGAATTAGTTCTCGGTATCATTGGCGGTATCTTTGGTATCATTGCCGGACTACTCGCCATGACGATCGGCGGTATCGGTAGTGCTCTTGAAGCCAGCGGTAGCGCCGGTGTTAGTAATCTCGGCGTCGGTTGTATCGTCGTCTCCGCATTAGCTATCATTTTGAGCGCCTTTATTAACCGCAACCACGTCTTGATGGGCTGGTTAATTATCTTATGCGGAATTCTGAATTTCGTGTTCGTTAGCGCCTTTGGGATTTTAAGTGGCCTACTGATCGTCATCGCAGGCGGCTTAGCACTGAGAAAGTAG
- a CDS encoding AI-2E family transporter, which translates to MEFWSQLIRNVRWRRAFVLALIVLTLYLASSMMSIILLTFIFTFLVTRLVRAIRRWVKLPPTLIVIVIYALVILGIYFAVSIYLPQLIKQTFLTFESVYRFYQNPSHDTNQLLTWVTSYFQESDLLKQLKGGISVVFQYITNIGNMGLTFFLSFILSFFFTIEDHQMRVFTKRFLTSTFGWFFQDVYFFAKKFVNSFGVVLEAQFLIAIVNTVITVAFMAILKMPQLISLGLMIFILSLIPVAGVIISVVPLSLIAYSVGGLRYVVYMLLMILVVHALEAYVLNPKFMSSRTELPIFYTFVVLLVSERLFGVWGLIVGVPIFNFILDIIGVKPVHRPRPNINLKKTITFHPDSENKH; encoded by the coding sequence GTGGAATTTTGGTCGCAACTAATTCGAAATGTGCGTTGGCGGCGCGCATTCGTATTAGCGCTGATTGTGTTAACACTGTACTTAGCTTCAAGTATGATGAGTATCATACTATTAACGTTTATCTTTACTTTTTTGGTGACGCGACTCGTTCGGGCCATTCGGCGATGGGTCAAACTACCGCCGACGCTGATCGTGATCGTCATCTATGCGCTCGTGATATTGGGAATTTATTTTGCGGTATCGATCTATTTGCCGCAATTGATCAAGCAGACTTTTTTGACCTTTGAATCGGTCTACCGCTTCTATCAGAATCCGTCACATGACACGAACCAATTGTTGACGTGGGTGACGTCGTATTTTCAAGAATCTGACTTACTTAAACAACTGAAGGGTGGGATCTCAGTTGTTTTCCAGTACATTACCAATATCGGTAACATGGGATTGACGTTCTTCCTGTCCTTTATTCTGAGCTTCTTCTTTACAATTGAAGATCACCAGATGCGGGTCTTTACAAAGCGTTTTTTGACGAGCACGTTTGGCTGGTTCTTCCAGGATGTCTATTTCTTCGCCAAAAAGTTCGTGAACAGCTTTGGCGTCGTCTTGGAAGCACAGTTCCTGATTGCCATCGTGAATACGGTGATTACCGTGGCGTTCATGGCAATCTTGAAAATGCCGCAACTGATTAGTTTAGGTTTGATGATTTTTATTCTCAGCCTGATTCCGGTCGCCGGTGTGATCATCTCAGTCGTCCCACTGAGCTTGATTGCTTATTCAGTCGGCGGTTTACGCTACGTTGTCTACATGTTACTGATGATTCTCGTGGTGCACGCGCTGGAAGCCTACGTGTTGAATCCAAAATTCATGTCGAGTCGGACGGAATTACCGATTTTTTACACGTTCGTCGTCTTACTGGTGAGTGAACGCTTATTCGGAGTCTGGGGACTGATTGTCGGTGTGCCGATTTTTAACTTTATTTTAGATATTATCGGTGTGAAACCGGTTCACCGGCCGCGCCCCAATATTAATCTGAAAAAAACGATTACTTTCCACCCGGATTCTGAAAATAAGCACTGA
- a CDS encoding SAM-dependent methyltransferase produces MLEKTFYHTLLSHSFNIPVTVNYWDGSSETYGEGTPEVTVTFKEAIPMRDITKNASIALGEAYMDGKIEIDGSIQKLIESAYESAESFFNNSKFKRFMPKQSHSEKKSQQDIQSHYDVGNDFYKMWLDPTMTYSCAYFKHDTDTLEEAQIHKVHHIIQKINPQPGKTLLDIGCGWGTLMLTAAKEYGLKVVGVTLSQEQYNLVAKRIQDEGLSDVAEVRLQDYRELGDEAFDYITSVGMFEHVGKDNLAMYFERVNHYLKDNGVALLHGITRQQGGATNGWLDKYIFPGGYVPGMTENLQHIVEAGLQVADVETLRRHYQRTTEIWDENFNAKRAAIEEKMGVRFTRMWDLYLQACAASFQSGNIDVMQYLVTKGASSRNLPMTRKYMYADNRINKNA; encoded by the coding sequence ATGCTAGAGAAAACTTTTTACCACACCCTTTTGAGTCACTCATTCAATATCCCCGTCACAGTAAACTACTGGGATGGTAGCAGTGAAACTTATGGTGAAGGCACACCAGAAGTAACGGTGACATTTAAAGAAGCCATTCCAATGCGCGACATCACTAAGAATGCGTCCATCGCACTCGGTGAAGCCTACATGGATGGCAAAATTGAAATTGACGGCAGTATTCAGAAATTAATTGAATCCGCCTACGAATCGGCAGAAAGCTTTTTCAACAATTCCAAATTCAAGCGGTTCATGCCAAAACAATCGCACTCTGAAAAGAAGAGCCAACAGGATATTCAGAGCCATTATGACGTTGGTAACGACTTCTACAAGATGTGGCTTGACCCAACCATGACCTATTCCTGCGCTTACTTCAAGCACGATACGGATACGTTGGAAGAAGCACAGATTCACAAGGTGCACCACATCATCCAAAAGATCAACCCACAACCTGGCAAGACGCTGCTTGATATTGGTTGTGGTTGGGGAACCTTGATGCTTACGGCTGCGAAGGAATATGGCCTAAAAGTCGTTGGTGTCACCCTTTCCCAAGAACAATATAACTTAGTTGCCAAGCGCATCCAAGATGAAGGCTTGAGCGATGTTGCCGAAGTGCGGTTACAAGATTACCGTGAACTAGGCGATGAGGCCTTTGATTACATTACTAGTGTCGGCATGTTTGAACACGTTGGTAAGGACAACTTAGCAATGTACTTCGAACGCGTTAACCACTACCTTAAAGACAACGGTGTCGCTTTACTGCACGGGATTACCCGGCAACAAGGTGGCGCGACTAACGGTTGGTTAGACAAGTACATCTTCCCAGGTGGCTACGTTCCCGGGATGACTGAAAACCTCCAACACATCGTTGAAGCCGGCTTACAAGTCGCTGATGTTGAAACGTTACGGCGGCATTACCAACGGACCACTGAAATCTGGGACGAAAACTTCAATGCCAAACGTGCCGCAATCGAAGAAAAGATGGGCGTACGCTTCACGCGGATGTGGGACCTCTATCTCCAAGCCTGCGCCGCTTCCTTCCAATCTGGTAACATCGACGTTATGCAGTATCTCGTTACTAAGGGTGCTTCATCACGGAACTTACCAATGACGCGGAAGTACATGTATGCGGACAACCGTATCAATAAAAATGCTTAA
- a CDS encoding ROK family protein gives MIINKHVMRSTNEKQVLQQVINEGPISRSQISRNLSLNKVTVSDIYNQLLRTQFIKEIGCGVSTKNGGRKPVMAELNVNYGFVASIDMSADAIKLMYSRLNGKILHFQSFKTSDMTLTDVIDLIEDQLRNVDDYGTIHGLMGVAIALDGIIYENKILKTPIKGLTHFDLAKYLRDKLRIPVVLEKKANLTAVFERDFHDNEIFDNVVSVVVRDQIHAGIVADSRLYSGHEGEAGEVGTALLEDRRVENHMASYNDYASEKALWARLKEIKQVDRLDLTTVKHDYINHNKEVTAVFDDFVYYLSKVIANVSTAFAPDVVVLNTTVLEILPQLLTDIRDNTAKLTSPSRQVPIIATKNVQSAALLGGASVIIHQALGLESLKMQFS, from the coding sequence ATGATTATTAATAAACATGTGATGCGCAGTACGAATGAGAAGCAAGTTCTGCAGCAGGTTATTAACGAAGGACCAATCAGCCGGAGCCAAATTTCACGGAATCTGAGTTTGAATAAGGTAACGGTATCAGACATTTATAACCAATTACTTCGCACCCAGTTCATTAAGGAGATTGGTTGCGGGGTCAGCACGAAGAACGGTGGCCGTAAGCCGGTAATGGCCGAGTTGAACGTCAATTACGGCTTTGTGGCAAGTATTGATATGTCGGCCGACGCCATCAAATTGATGTATTCCCGTTTAAACGGGAAAATCCTGCACTTCCAAAGCTTCAAGACCAGCGATATGACGTTAACGGATGTCATCGACCTGATTGAAGATCAATTACGGAATGTTGACGACTATGGCACGATTCATGGCTTAATGGGGGTTGCAATCGCGCTGGATGGCATTATCTATGAAAATAAGATTTTAAAGACGCCAATCAAGGGCCTGACCCACTTTGATTTAGCGAAGTACTTACGGGATAAATTACGGATCCCAGTGGTACTGGAAAAGAAAGCTAACTTAACGGCCGTATTTGAACGGGACTTTCACGACAACGAAATCTTTGACAACGTGGTCTCCGTCGTTGTTCGTGACCAAATTCATGCTGGTATCGTGGCTGACTCACGGCTTTACTCTGGACATGAGGGTGAAGCTGGTGAAGTTGGGACCGCGCTATTAGAGGACCGGCGTGTCGAGAATCATATGGCTTCCTACAATGACTATGCGTCCGAAAAAGCCTTATGGGCACGGCTCAAGGAAATCAAACAGGTGGACCGGCTCGATTTGACGACGGTCAAGCATGATTATATCAATCATAATAAAGAAGTGACGGCAGTCTTCGATGACTTCGTTTACTACCTGTCCAAGGTGATTGCCAACGTTTCCACTGCCTTTGCGCCGGACGTGGTCGTCCTAAACACGACGGTCTTGGAGATCTTGCCACAACTATTGACGGATATTCGTGATAACACGGCGAAGTTGACGTCACCAAGTCGGCAGGTGCCAATCATTGCGACGAAGAATGTGCAATCCGCAGCGCTATTGGGTGGCGCGTCGGTCATCATTCATCAAGCGTTAGGTTTGGAAAGCTTAAAAATGCAGTTCTCATGA
- a CDS encoding AzlD domain-containing protein yields the protein MQSVSSMSSMDHFWLVIFCACVAFIPRFFPLLFFTKRKIPEWFNEWMRFVPVSLFTALVVKSVFIDSKYAVITSGNLGMIISAILVGFVAYRTRSMTLSVVIGLVSVMIFVLLIHI from the coding sequence ATGCAATCAGTCAGCTCAATGAGTAGTATGGACCACTTTTGGTTGGTCATTTTTTGTGCGTGTGTGGCCTTTATTCCACGCTTCTTTCCATTACTGTTCTTTACGAAGCGGAAGATTCCAGAATGGTTCAACGAGTGGATGCGGTTCGTACCCGTCTCACTGTTTACAGCGCTCGTTGTCAAAAGCGTCTTCATTGATAGTAAGTACGCGGTGATTACTTCGGGTAATCTGGGCATGATCATTTCAGCGATTCTCGTTGGATTTGTGGCCTACCGGACGCGTTCAATGACGTTGTCGGTGGTGATCGGCTTAGTATCAGTGATGATTTTCGTGTTGTTAATTCATATATGA
- a CDS encoding protein kinase domain-containing protein, producing MLPIVQAMQLLSEAGYEPLGPLLPTREFPLLVKKQQVVSVAKIVRDDNLPVLQRLKQQPVPRMPQIEALLTRPDCVVSIETLINGQTLADQLRTQGPFSPEMTARVATELLQTLQALADREIVHRDLKLSNVMCYRDHYYLIDVNAARQHHVAQNADTRLLGTSGFAAPENYGFAQTDQRSDIYSLGVVLNCLLTGQEPRGPLDTASRTADEVWGPIIAQATALDPDQRYQSATAMLAAIPGKSAPVSPQPKPDTPKRQAFKVQLTAKWQHRLQRGLVITLWVLYGVLILGLMGAGWDQATVAAKINFWSSGFLMFVAPVIAHYFNRWLKQQWSSKQWSRYRWWLRIAETVVILAGIIYIG from the coding sequence TTGTTACCAATTGTGCAGGCGATGCAATTATTGAGCGAAGCGGGCTACGAACCACTGGGGCCGCTGTTGCCAACACGCGAATTTCCATTATTAGTTAAAAAGCAACAAGTGGTGTCCGTCGCAAAAATCGTGCGTGATGACAATCTACCCGTCTTGCAACGGCTCAAGCAGCAACCGGTTCCCCGGATGCCCCAGATTGAGGCGTTATTAACGCGGCCGGATTGTGTCGTCAGCATCGAAACGCTGATCAACGGTCAAACCTTGGCCGATCAACTGCGAACCCAGGGGCCTTTTTCCCCTGAAATGACGGCCCGGGTCGCAACGGAACTGTTACAAACTTTACAAGCATTAGCTGACCGCGAAATCGTGCATCGCGACTTAAAACTCAGCAACGTGATGTGTTATCGCGACCACTATTACTTGATTGACGTGAATGCGGCCCGACAGCACCATGTCGCCCAAAACGCAGATACCCGCTTACTCGGAACGAGTGGTTTTGCGGCCCCCGAGAACTATGGGTTTGCTCAGACCGACCAACGAAGTGATATTTACTCGCTAGGGGTGGTCTTGAACTGCTTACTAACGGGGCAGGAACCCCGCGGCCCATTGGATACAGCGAGCCGCACTGCGGATGAGGTCTGGGGTCCAATTATTGCCCAAGCCACGGCACTGGATCCAGACCAACGCTATCAAAGCGCCACGGCGATGCTCGCTGCCATCCCTGGCAAGTCGGCGCCGGTAAGCCCGCAACCCAAACCAGATACGCCTAAACGGCAAGCGTTTAAAGTCCAGTTAACTGCCAAGTGGCAACACCGGCTACAACGTGGACTCGTAATCACGTTGTGGGTTTTGTATGGTGTCTTAATTCTCGGCTTAATGGGTGCTGGTTGGGACCAGGCGACCGTTGCCGCCAAAATTAACTTTTGGTCGAGCGGATTTTTGATGTTCGTTGCCCCGGTAATCGCTCATTATTTCAATCGTTGGCTCAAGCAACAGTGGTCGTCCAAGCAATGGTCCCGTTACCGTTGGTGGCTGCGCATCGCCGAAACGGTCGTCATTTTGGCGGGAATCATTTACATTGGATAA